One Coregonus clupeaformis isolate EN_2021a chromosome 21, ASM2061545v1, whole genome shotgun sequence DNA window includes the following coding sequences:
- the LOC121535275 gene encoding cytochrome c oxidase assembly factor 1 homolog: MRVSTSKLQQMAIYTTLLTGAGCGTMYYLLQKNFSRSDYHRLALEQLKANQTAMDSLGAPPLKVHNIHLSDRHNRVEPYTAEIKIPVTGSKDGGYLYTSSVRDPQTLRWNLTQAVLQLREGQRIDLLTFTPSTPPPNKTEGLETGNWSS; encoded by the exons ATGAGGGTCTCCACAAGCAAACTCCAGCAGATGGCCATCTACACCACCTTGTTGACTGGTGCTGGCTGCGGCACGATGTACTACCTTCTGCAAA AGAACTTCTCGCGGTCGGACTACCACCGTCTAGCCCTGGAGCAGCTGAAAGCCAACCAGACAGCCATGGACAGTCTGGGAGCACCACCCCTGAAGGTCCACAACATCCACCTGTCTGACCGACACAACCGGGTGGAACCTTACACAGCTGAG ATCAAAATCCCAGTGACAGGATCTAAAGATGGTGGCTACCTCTACACATCCTCAGTAAGAGACCCCCAAACACTTAG GTGGAATTTAACGCAGGCAGTGCTGCAGCTTAGAGAGGGTCAGCGTATTGACCTTCTCACCTTCACACCATCAACACCACCGCCAAATAAGACAGAGGGACTTGAGACAGGCAACTGGTCCTCCTGA
- the blvra gene encoding biliverdin reductase A, whose product MFGSVVVGIGTAGFVRIRDMLAPLPSSAAEKLSVKGFISRRNLEEQQGVKQITIEDALRRDDIKVAFVCTENAAHEENIRTFLEAGKHVCVEYPMAMTHKTAVDLWDLAQEKGVVLHEEHIELLTADFKQLKKDIAGKKLEEGSLHFTGGPKKPGFGFPAFSGIARLTWLVDLFGELSVTAASMEEDQENKYMKMTTQLMTKEQKPLTWIEEQGPGLPRAKNINFRFDSCTMTQLPPVAREPVGLFMQDLVLFSQKLLGQVPRDQLHAERRRVLHCLELADRIQQLSQQGQGSAQDA is encoded by the exons ATGTTTGGTTCAGTAGTGGTAGGCATCGGGACGGCAGGCTTTGTGAGGATCAGGGACATGCTAGCCCCTCTGCCTTCCAGTGCAGCTGAGAAGCTCAGTGTCAAAGGCTTCATATCCAG GAGGAACCTAGAGGAGCAGCAGGGAGTGAAACAGATCACTATCGAGGATGCCCTGAGGAGAGATGACATAAAGGTGGCCTTCGTCTGCACTGAAAATGCTGCCCATGAGGAAAACATCAG GACATTTCTGGAAGCTGGGAAGCATGTCTGTGTGGAATATCCTATGGCCATGACACACAAGACTGCCGTGGACCTCTGGGACCTGGCTCAGGAAAAAG GAGTGGTCCTGCATGAGGAGCACATAGAACTCCTGACAGCTGACTTTAAGCAGCTGAAGAAGGACATAGCAGGGAAAAAGCTGGAGGAAGGATCCCTTCACTTCACAG GAGGTCCTAAGAAGCCAGGCTTTGGGTTTCCAGCTTTCAGTGGCATCGCCCGGCTCACCTGGCTGGTggatctgtttggagagctgtCTGTCACTGCTGCCAGCATGGAGGAAGACCAGGAGAACAAGTACATGAAGATGACCACTCAACTCATGACTAAAGAGCAGAA GCCTCTCACGTGGATTGAGGAGCAGGGTCCTGGCCTGCCCAGAGCAAAGAATATCAACTTCCGCTTTGACTCATGCACCATGACCCAGCTGCCCCCGGTCGCCAGGGAGCCGGTGGGTCTCTTCATGCAGGACTTGGTGCTCTTCAGTCAGAAGCTGCTGGGCCAGGTGCCCCGTGACCAGCTCCATGCCGAGCGCCGCAGGGTCCTCCACTGTCTGGAGCTGGCCGACCGCATCCAGCAGCTGAGCCAGCAAGGCCAGGGATCAGCCCAGGATGCCTAG